The following DNA comes from Verrucomicrobiota bacterium.
CTTCATGTAAGTTTTTAACCTCGTTAATAAATTCATCAATATCTTTGAATTGGCGGTATACAGAAGCAAAGCGCACATAAGCAACCTCGTCCAATTGGCGTAATGTTCGCATAATAGATTCACCAATTTCAGTAGACGGTATTTCCTTGTTATATTTTTTTTCGAGTGAATCAGTAATGTCTTGAGCAGCTTTTTTAAGGCGGTCAGGGCTGACGGGTCTTTTTTCGCATGCCTTAAGGAGGCCTCCTAGCAATTTTTTGATATCAAAAGCTTCATATCGCCCATCTC
Coding sequences within:
- the nrdR gene encoding transcriptional regulator NrdR, whose translation is MRCPKCGKIEDKVIDSRTWKDGAVIRRRRECLHCGNRFTTYEEIEREDIRVIKRDGRYEAFDIKKLLGGLLKACEKRPVSPDRLKKAAQDITDSLEKKYNKEIPSTEIGESIMRTLRQLDEVAYVRFASVYRQFKDIDEFINEVKNLHEE